GGAGATAAGCCATGACAGAACGGACCTGTGTCGGAGCCATTGCGGGCGCTTTCGGGGTCAAGGGCGAGGTGCGGCTGAAGAGCTTCTGCGCCGACCCGCTGGCCATTGCCGATTACGCGCCGCTTTACACCGAAGACGGCAAGCGCGCCTTTGATCTGACCGATCTGCGCGCGATCAAGGGCGGCATCGGCGCCTATCTGAGCGGCGTCGAGACGAAAGAAGAGGCCGATGCGCTGAAGGGCGTCTCGCTCTGGGTGGATCGCGATATGCTGCCCCATCTCCCCGACGACGAATTCTATCACGCCGATCTGATCGGACTGACGGTTGTGGATACCGGCGGCGCGGTGCTCGGGTCGGTGCGCGCCGTGCAGAATTATGGCGCGGGCGATTTTCTGGAAATCACCACAGCAGGCGAGAGCCAGCCCCTGCTCTTGCCCTTCACTATGGCCGTTGTGCCGACCGTCGATCTGACCGCAGGCCGGATCGTGGCGGATCCGCCCGAAGACGTATAAGACATGACCGACACTCCCGAAGACACCCCGAAAAAGGGCGCGATGCGCCTTGGCAATCTAATGGGCAATGCGGCGCAGGCCGAAGCGGTCCCGCCGAAGGCAAGCCGTTCGCATGGGCGGGTGTCGATCAGCGCCAGCCTTCAGGTCCGGTCCTTGATGGACGAGCCCGTGCAGCTTTCCCGCGCGTGGAAGGCCAAGATTGTCACGCTGTTTCCCGAGGCTTTTCCGGGGGTTCTGGGGCTGTCGCTGACCGGCAAGGCCCGCGATCAGGGGCTTTGGGCACTGGAGACCATCAACCTGCGCAGCTTTGGCGTGGGCAAGCATCGCAATGTGGATGATACCCCCGCAGGCGGTGGTGCGGGCATGGTGCTGCGCCCCGATGTGGTGGGCGCGGCGCTAAAAGAGGCCGCGCGCGGCGTGGACCCGCAGGCCGACTGGCCGGTGGTCTATATGTCCCCGCGCGGCAAGCGGTTTGATCAGGCGATGGCGCGGCGCTTTGCGGCGGCCGACGGGATGACCATCCTGTGTGGGCGCTTTGAAGGCGTGGACGAGCGCGTGCTGGAGCATTTCGGCATCGAAGAAGTCTCGATGGGGGATTTCGTCCTGACGGGGGGCGAGCTGCCCGCGCAGGCGATGATCGACGCCACCGTGCGCCTTTTGCCCGGTGTGCTGGGCAATGCCGACTCGGCGGTGGAAGAAAGCCATTCCAACGGGCTTCTGGAACATCCGCAATATACCCGCCCCGCCGAATGGGAGGGCCGCGCCATCCCCGAGGTGCTGATGTCCGGCCATCACGGCAAGATCGAGAAATGGCGCCGCGAGATGAGCGAAAAGATCACCGCCGAGCGTCGCCCTGATATGTGGGACGCCCATCAATCCAAGCGCTAGGCCGCAGGCACGCCCGCACGGGAGCGCGGGCATTGAGCCAAGACAGGACCGGCGTCTCGATCCAGCGATAGCCAAGCAGACCGACCCCGACCAGCAGCACGGCTTCGGCCACAAAAATCAGCCCCGCATCCGTGGTCCAGCGCGTCAGCCCGACATAGACCAGCGGCAGAGCCAGGTGATGGGCGAGATAGATCGAAAAACTGGCATCGCCGCAATATTCCAGCCAGCGCAGGCGGAACGTGCTGCGGGCGGCCACCAGCGTAAGCACGGCGCAGGCCGTGCCGAACCCCGCCACCGTTCCAAGGTCATATTTCCCCTGCCCCGCCCAAAGCGCCATCACCGCGACGCCCGTAAAGGCAAGCACCGTGCCGCGCCCCCCGATCCGGAATGCGGGCAGCTTCTGATGGGCGATCGCGGCAAGGATTCCCAGCAGGAAGAGAAGATTGGCGCTGGAGAACGCGGTCACCCACAGAATATCGGGCGCGTGCCGCATCGGGGATGGCACCCCCGCAGGCACAAGCGCCGATGCCAGCATCCACCCGCCGAACAGCCATGCAAAACCGCGCGGCGAGAGGAAAAGGACAAGGAAGACCAGATAGAACAGCGCCTCGTGGCGCAAGGACCAGAGCACGCCGGGATAGGGTTTTTCCAGCGGCAGAAGGAAGGCGGAGGACAGCCATGAGGTAAAACCGCCGCCACTGGCGTCCGCACCGAAACGGCCCGCCACTGCCACGATGCCCACCCACGCCGTCGCCGCGATCAGCGTGAAGGGCAGGATGCGGCTGACACGTTTATAGGCAAAGCGCCCCAAGGCTGCGCGCTGGCCTGCCTCGTGGTGATGGACCTGCCAGAGGATAAAACCGCTCAGCACAAAAAACAGCCCCACGCCGCGCGCGCCCAGATCCAGCGATTGTGCCAGACTGGCCACTCCGAGATTTCCCCAAAGCTGGTCAAGAATATGGTGCCCCACCACGGCCAATGCCGCGATTGCCCGCAAAATCTGCAAAGCGGGCAAGCGTTTGGTTTCCGGCTTGGACATTCATGGCACCCCGACTGACACTCGTACCGGCGCAGGGTGGCAGATCGGGGTTAAAAGACTGATAGTCCGATCCAGGCGACCGGGCCGAAATTCGGACGGCGCGGTGCTTCTATGCTTGATCGAAACCGCATTTGGCCGTATAGCGCGCAGGTCCGTACCGGAATCGGTGACCGGACCTTTTTTCTGTAACCACGCGGCGGCGCCTTCACCGCCACATTGCGGCCTGAAAAAAGCAGCTAAAGGATGACCTGAATCCTCCGGTGGGCGCAGCATGGCGGACCCGCGAAGACCCGGAGCTCTGAGGCGTGAAACCACCTTCACGGCAATACCGTGAGTAGATGAAAGGACATGCGATGAACCTGATCGCACAACTCGAGGCGGAACAAATCGCCAGCCTCGGCAAAACCATTCCGGATTTCAAAGCCGGCGACACCGTTCGCGTTGGCTATAAAGTGACCGAAGGCACCCGCTCGCGCGTTCAGATGTATGAAGGCGTCTGCATCTCGCGCAAAGGCGGTTCGACCCTTGCTGCCTCGTTCACCGTTCGCAAGATCTCCTTCGGCGAAGGCGTGGAGCGTGTGTTCCCGCTGTACTCGACCAACATCGACTCGATCGAAGTCGTGCGTCGTGGCCGTGTGCGCCGTGCGAAACTCTACTACCTGCGTTCGCGTCGCGGTAAATCGGCACGTATCGCCGAAGACACCACCTACAAACCCAAAACCGAAGCTTGAGGAGCGGATCGATGAAAGCGGAAATTCATCCCGATTACCACACCATCACCATCAAGATGACCGATGGTTCCTCCTACGAAACGCGCTCGACCTGGGGCAAAGATGGCGACACCATGACCCTCGACATCGACCCGACCTCGCACCCGGCATGGACCGGTGCAAGCTCGCGCCTGATGGACACCGGTGGCCGCGTGTCGAAGTTCAAAAACAAATATGCCGGTCTGGGCTTCTGATCCGACCTGCCGTTATGATGAAGGGCGTGCCACTGGCGCGCCCTTTTTCGTTGCGCCCCATTTTTCATTGCGCCCGTTCGATCGCGCAGGAAGGGTTTCCTTGGCTAACCGCCAATCTCCATAAGAACAAATATACGCCGGATCACCGTCCCTGACACGTTGAACAGATGGGTTCTCGCCTCGCGCAGGTGGCTGCCCCCAGACAGGAGACCGGCATGACCCAGAGCAATAACAACGCTTCAAACGGCACCACGCAGGGAAATGCGCAGGGCGCTTCGGGGCAGCAGGATAATTGCAACAGCCAGTCCAGCGACCATCAGGACGCGTGCAATAGCCAGCCATCCTCCCCCCAAGGGCATGACGACACCTGCAACACCGGTGGTCAGGGCAATTCCGGCTCTGGCACGTTTCCTCCCGATGGAAATGGGGGCAACCACCACGAGGATGACTGCAACGGGTCCGATGACAACCATAACGGGGTGCCCTGCTTCACCCCCGGTGCGCAGATCATGACGGCGCAGGGGCCGCGCAGGATCGAGGAACTCCGGTTGGGCGATCAGGTCGTGACCCGCGACAACGGGCTACAGGCGATCCGCTGGCTGGGGGCCAGGAGCCTGGGGGCAGAGGCGCTGGACGCTCCCGCCTTGCGCCCCATCCGCATTCCGGCAGGCAGTCTGGGCGATGGTCTGCCCGCCATTGATCTGCTGGTCAGCCCGCAGCACCGGATGCTTCTGCGCGGGCCGGAACTGCAACTGGCTTTTTCGGAAGACGAAATGCTGATTGCGGCGACCCATCTTTGTGGGGCGCGCGGCATCCATGCGATCCGGCCCGACAGCGTGACCTATATCCACATGATGTTCGACCACCACGAGGTGGTTCTGGCCAATGGCG
The sequence above is drawn from the Thioclava sp. GXIMD4216 genome and encodes:
- the rimM gene encoding ribosome maturation factor RimM (Essential for efficient processing of 16S rRNA), with translation MTERTCVGAIAGAFGVKGEVRLKSFCADPLAIADYAPLYTEDGKRAFDLTDLRAIKGGIGAYLSGVETKEEADALKGVSLWVDRDMLPHLPDDEFYHADLIGLTVVDTGGAVLGSVRAVQNYGAGDFLEITTAGESQPLLLPFTMAVVPTVDLTAGRIVADPPEDV
- the trmD gene encoding tRNA (guanosine(37)-N1)-methyltransferase TrmD; protein product: MGNAAQAEAVPPKASRSHGRVSISASLQVRSLMDEPVQLSRAWKAKIVTLFPEAFPGVLGLSLTGKARDQGLWALETINLRSFGVGKHRNVDDTPAGGGAGMVLRPDVVGAALKEAARGVDPQADWPVVYMSPRGKRFDQAMARRFAAADGMTILCGRFEGVDERVLEHFGIEEVSMGDFVLTGGELPAQAMIDATVRLLPGVLGNADSAVEESHSNGLLEHPQYTRPAEWEGRAIPEVLMSGHHGKIEKWRREMSEKITAERRPDMWDAHQSKR
- a CDS encoding acyltransferase, which translates into the protein MSKPETKRLPALQILRAIAALAVVGHHILDQLWGNLGVASLAQSLDLGARGVGLFFVLSGFILWQVHHHEAGQRAALGRFAYKRVSRILPFTLIAATAWVGIVAVAGRFGADASGGGFTSWLSSAFLLPLEKPYPGVLWSLRHEALFYLVFLVLFLSPRGFAWLFGGWMLASALVPAGVPSPMRHAPDILWVTAFSSANLLFLLGILAAIAHQKLPAFRIGGRGTVLAFTGVAVMALWAGQGKYDLGTVAGFGTACAVLTLVAARSTFRLRWLEYCGDASFSIYLAHHLALPLVYVGLTRWTTDAGLIFVAEAVLLVGVGLLGYRWIETPVLSWLNARAPVRACLRPSAWIDGRPTYQGDARR
- the rplS gene encoding 50S ribosomal protein L19 is translated as MNLIAQLEAEQIASLGKTIPDFKAGDTVRVGYKVTEGTRSRVQMYEGVCISRKGGSTLAASFTVRKISFGEGVERVFPLYSTNIDSIEVVRRGRVRRAKLYYLRSRRGKSARIAEDTTYKPKTEA
- the rpmE gene encoding 50S ribosomal protein L31, which gives rise to MKAEIHPDYHTITIKMTDGSSYETRSTWGKDGDTMTLDIDPTSHPAWTGASSRLMDTGGRVSKFKNKYAGLGF
- a CDS encoding Hint domain-containing protein — its product is MTQSNNNASNGTTQGNAQGASGQQDNCNSQSSDHQDACNSQPSSPQGHDDTCNTGGQGNSGSGTFPPDGNGGNHHEDDCNGSDDNHNGVPCFTPGAQIMTAQGPRRIEELRLGDQVVTRDNGLQAIRWLGARSLGAEALDAPALRPIRIPAGSLGDGLPAIDLLVSPQHRMLLRGPELQLAFSEDEMLIAATHLCGARGIHAIRPDSVTYIHMMFDHHEVVLANGVWSESFQPGCQVMGAMETAQRTEILTLFPALEGALEDGTPEQAYPAARASLKGPEAVLARQMM